GGAGTTACCGGCGCTCCCGGGATGGGTGTGATTGGGGTTCCCGGGGTGATCGGGGTTCCCGGGGTGATCGGGGTTCCCGGTGTGCCCGGTGTGCCCGGGGATGGCACGACCAGGGTAGGCACGTCTGGGGGTGGCGGCGACTTCTGCTGAAGCAAATCCTCGAGTGCGTTCTTCGGAGGTTTCCAATTCTTGGATTCCAGCACCCGCTCAGCGGTCTCGGCGACCAGACTGACATTGGCCCCATGCGTCGCCGTGACCAATGAATTGATGGCGGTATGGCGCTCATCAGCATCCAGGCTAGGGTCATTCTCCAGGATATCGATCTCCCGTTGAGCGCCATCCACATTATTGCCGATATCGGATTTAGCTTGCTCAATCAACCCGGCAATATGCCTGTGCCAGGTAATCACCGTGGCGAGATAATCCTGCAGCGTCATCAATTGATTGATGTTTGCACCCAGGGCGCCGTTGGCAGCATTGGCGGCGCCGCCGGACCATAGGCCGCCTTCGAAGACGTGGCCTTTCTGCTGGCGGCAGGTGTCCAATACATCGGTGACCCTTTGCAAAACCTGGCTATATTCCTGGGCCCGGTCATAGAAAGTGTCTTCATCGGCTTCCACCCAGCCGCCCGGATCCAGCATCTGTCTGGCATAGCTGCCCGTCGGCCTGGTAATACTCATCCCCTACTGCCCTCCCCAAACCGCCAGATCGCCTCGCGGATCACCGTCCGGTTGGCCTCCGGCATTTCACGCCGGCTCGGCCGCTGGATCCACCCCGCGCCGGTATTCGCAGTAACCCGTTGAATCCGCGCGCATGATGCACCGCTTGGGCGATCAGCCGGGTGGTCACCTCGCTTGCGCTGGCCGCGCTGTCGCACGGGGCGCTCGGTGGTAACGGACGTCATAATTAACCAGCGTAACCGAACCTAAGACCAGCTAGCTGCGGCAATATTGGCGACCAGGACTATGGCGCCCTCCGAACCCGGCCGATCCATGTCAAAACATTGACAATGCGTACTCACGCCGTGTCGGGCGCGCTGAATGACCGCATTGCGGCGCTCATTCGGTGCGTAGTCGCTACCACCGCAACAATGGGCTTAGGCCATTCCTTCGTTCATCGCGCGGGACATGGCCGATAACGCAGCGGTCAGCTGCTCGCCCGCCGCGTCGTTATACGCGGACGCCGCGGCCTGCGCATTGTGCAGCGCCTCGTTGACCCGCTGAGCCACCGCCTCGGCACCCAGCTTCTTCAGCAAACCATCTTCGATGCGCAGGCCGGTGAGCCACTGGTGCCCATTGATCGTCACTTCGACGGTCTCGGCTTCGTCGGTGGCGCGGAAGGATCCGTTGTTCATCTGATTGAGCGTCCCGTCTAGGGCCGACTGAAACCGCGCCGCCAGCGTCAACGCCCGGGCGACATGCGGGTCCAATTCGTCCATGCTCACTTCGACTCCTTACTGTCCTGGCGCCGACGGTTACCAATGACGGCCTCGGTCCATGCCCGATCCTCGGTGTAGAGCGCCTCGTCTTCCTGCTGAGAACCCTTGGACTTGGCGCCCCCTTGTCCCTGATGCGCGGCACCCATCGGCATTCCCATGCCACCGCCGCCCAGCGCGGCGCCGCCGCCGGCCCTTCCCTGGCCTAAGCCGGCAATGT
Above is a window of Mycobacterium tuberculosis H37Rv DNA encoding:
- the espL gene encoding ESX-1 secretion-associated protein EspL encodes the protein MSMDELDPHVARALTLAARFQSALDGTLNQMNNGSFRATDEAETVEVTINGHQWLTGLRIEDGLLKKLGAEAVAQRVNEALHNAQAAASAYNDAAGEQLTAALSAMSRAMNEGMA